Proteins encoded by one window of Psychromonas sp. L1A2:
- a CDS encoding FdhF/YdeP family oxidoreductase, whose translation MTVKKYTAAAGGWGSLASTAKHLLHSENVAKNILNLMKTNQDHGFDCPGCAWGEDSKKDRFKFCENGAKAVNWEATSRRLTPEFFAEYSVSALRKQSDYYLEDQGRLSDPMVYQAETDKYVAISWDDAFALIAKHLNGLTDPNQAEFYTSGRASNEAAFLYQLMIRKFGTNNFPDCSNMCHEASGYAMKQAIGVGKGTVTLEDFDHADAIFVFGQNPGTNHPRMLHTLSHAAQRGANIVTFNTLKERGLERFANPQSPAHMVLGGETKLTSQYFTPNLGGDMAAVRGMVKVLLKRHNQALENGDRVFNVKFIEQHTSGLKAYLAQVDATPWSDITAQSGLSKKQIKSAADVYQQSKRVIFTWAMGITQHKHSVPTINEMANLQLLFGNIGKKGAGLCPVRGHSNVQGDRTMGIDEQPNSVLLDNIEKTFNFTPPAEHGHNAVQAVEAMLRGDSKVFIGLGGNFVAAMPDTEITRQAMSRCDLTVNIATKLNRTHLYPGKTALILPCLGRTDIDLQQGKSQKITVEDSFSMVHSSQGVIKSDIRQMRSEPVIIAGIAQATLGSSPINWLDTVKDYDLIRDYISQTIPGFSDMNQRLQAPGGFYLGNAAGQRVWNTNDQKAQFHSSPLPDSIVSASQRALTKNRIFVLQTLRSHDQYNTTIYGFKDRYRGLSGDRNIILLNESDITALGLSSGDKVDIEALWGDEVVREVTNFTMLAYDIPSGNAAAYYPEANPLVALANYGDFTFTPNSKSIAIVICAAKNPLPERIV comes from the coding sequence ATGACGGTTAAAAAATATACTGCAGCAGCTGGTGGATGGGGTTCACTCGCAAGTACAGCTAAACATTTGCTACACAGCGAAAACGTAGCTAAAAACATATTAAATCTAATGAAAACCAATCAAGACCATGGTTTTGATTGCCCGGGTTGTGCTTGGGGTGAAGACAGCAAAAAAGATCGTTTCAAATTTTGTGAAAACGGTGCAAAAGCAGTGAACTGGGAAGCAACATCACGTCGTTTAACACCTGAATTCTTTGCTGAGTATTCAGTGTCCGCATTACGTAAACAAAGTGACTATTATTTAGAGGATCAAGGTCGCCTATCTGATCCTATGGTTTATCAAGCTGAGACAGACAAATATGTCGCTATCAGTTGGGATGATGCTTTTGCATTAATTGCCAAGCATTTAAATGGTTTAACCGATCCTAACCAAGCTGAATTTTACACCTCTGGCCGTGCTAGCAATGAAGCTGCTTTTTTATATCAATTAATGATTAGGAAATTTGGTACTAACAATTTTCCAGATTGTTCTAATATGTGCCATGAAGCCAGTGGTTATGCTATGAAACAAGCGATTGGTGTCGGTAAAGGAACAGTAACACTGGAAGATTTCGACCATGCCGATGCCATTTTTGTGTTTGGTCAAAACCCAGGGACTAACCATCCGCGTATGTTGCATACATTAAGTCATGCTGCACAACGTGGTGCGAATATTGTCACCTTTAATACCTTAAAAGAGCGAGGTTTAGAGCGCTTTGCCAATCCACAATCGCCAGCTCACATGGTGCTAGGTGGAGAAACTAAATTAACTAGTCAATATTTCACGCCCAATCTAGGTGGCGATATGGCTGCCGTACGTGGCATGGTTAAAGTTTTATTAAAACGACATAACCAAGCACTTGAAAATGGTGACCGTGTCTTTAATGTTAAATTTATTGAGCAGCATACGAGTGGATTAAAAGCTTATTTAGCACAAGTGGATGCCACACCTTGGTCTGACATTACTGCGCAGTCAGGTTTGTCAAAAAAACAGATAAAATCTGCGGCTGATGTTTATCAACAATCAAAACGCGTTATTTTCACTTGGGCAATGGGGATTACTCAACACAAACATTCTGTTCCAACCATTAATGAAATGGCTAACTTACAATTACTGTTTGGTAATATAGGTAAAAAGGGCGCTGGTTTATGCCCTGTTCGAGGACACTCAAATGTGCAGGGTGACCGCACGATGGGAATTGATGAACAACCCAATAGTGTATTGTTGGATAACATAGAGAAAACCTTTAACTTTACGCCGCCAGCAGAACACGGACATAATGCCGTTCAAGCTGTGGAGGCAATGCTAAGAGGTGACAGTAAAGTGTTTATTGGTTTAGGCGGAAATTTTGTGGCTGCAATGCCTGATACAGAGATCACGCGTCAAGCTATGAGCCGCTGTGATTTAACGGTTAATATCGCCACTAAACTAAACCGAACGCATTTATACCCAGGTAAAACAGCATTAATTTTACCTTGTTTAGGGCGTACGGATATCGATTTGCAACAAGGGAAGTCTCAAAAAATCACCGTAGAAGACTCATTCTCTATGGTGCATAGTTCTCAAGGTGTCATTAAAAGTGATATTCGCCAAATGCGTTCAGAGCCCGTGATTATAGCTGGTATTGCGCAAGCAACCTTAGGAAGTTCACCTATTAATTGGTTAGACACGGTTAAAGATTATGATTTGATTCGTGATTATATTAGTCAAACTATCCCAGGTTTTTCTGATATGAACCAACGCTTGCAAGCACCTGGAGGCTTTTATTTAGGTAATGCTGCAGGGCAACGAGTATGGAATACAAATGATCAAAAAGCACAATTCCATAGTTCACCTTTACCCGATTCAATTGTGTCAGCGTCACAACGAGCCTTAACTAAAAATCGTATCTTTGTGTTACAAACACTGCGCTCTCATGATCAGTACAATACAACGATTTATGGATTTAAAGATAGATATCGCGGCTTAAGCGGTGACCGTAATATTATACTATTGAATGAAAGTGATATTACGGCGCTAGGTTTGAGCTCTGGTGATAAAGTCGATATCGAAGCATTATGGGGCGATGAAGTGGTC
- the fdhD gene encoding formate dehydrogenase accessory sulfurtransferase FdhD: MSSKSYQYVNRQRYRLTPEGTVDVRLSEDIVISEEPLNIVLHWTCQKTGEVLEKPLMVTMRTPGEDALLVTGLLLSHAVIERIEQIQSIETIEHNQCDVFLADNVTVDWKTLTRHFISHSGCGICGTSNVKKLAHTFNIAIDETQHWLPLSTLLTFSSQLRDQQSLFTVTGGVHSAGIFTLNTCLSTKEDVGRHNAVDKVIGDLLTRGELSAQSILVLSGRISFELMQKAVAAKIPVVVAIGAPSSLAIAVAKQFNITLIGFVSEHACNVYHGDFRLKKQ, encoded by the coding sequence ATGAGTTCAAAATCATATCAGTATGTTAATCGTCAACGCTATCGATTAACGCCGGAAGGGACTGTTGATGTGCGGTTGAGTGAAGACATAGTTATCAGTGAAGAACCTCTCAATATTGTATTACATTGGACTTGCCAAAAAACCGGAGAAGTCCTTGAAAAACCTTTAATGGTTACCATGAGAACACCAGGTGAAGATGCTTTATTAGTGACTGGTTTATTACTTTCTCATGCCGTTATTGAGCGTATCGAACAAATCCAATCCATCGAGACTATTGAGCATAATCAGTGTGATGTCTTTTTAGCTGATAATGTGACTGTTGACTGGAAAACATTGACCCGTCATTTTATTAGTCATTCTGGCTGTGGTATCTGCGGCACCAGTAATGTTAAAAAGTTAGCTCATACTTTTAATATTGCTATCGACGAAACTCAACACTGGTTGCCTCTTTCCACTTTATTGACTTTTTCATCGCAGTTAAGAGATCAACAATCTTTATTTACAGTGACGGGTGGCGTGCATAGTGCAGGTATATTCACACTAAATACCTGCTTATCAACTAAAGAGGATGTGGGGCGACATAACGCTGTCGATAAAGTTATTGGGGATTTACTGACTCGTGGGGAACTCTCCGCTCAATCCATTTTAGTGTTAAGTGGGCGGATCAGTTTTGAGTTAATGCAAAAGGCCGTTGCTGCGAAAATTCCGGTGGTCGTTGCGATAGGGGCTCCGTCTAGTTTAGCAATTGCTGTCGCAAAACAGTTCAACATCACTTTAATTGGCTTTGTCAGCGAACATGCTTGCAATGTTTATCACGGTGATTTTCGTTTAAAAAAACAATAA